From Serinicoccus profundi, the proteins below share one genomic window:
- the rpmH gene encoding 50S ribosomal protein L34: MSKRTFQPNNRRRAKKHGFRLRMRTRAGRAILNARRRKGRSSISA, encoded by the coding sequence ATGAGCAAGCGCACCTTCCAGCCCAACAACCGCCGTCGCGCCAAGAAGCACGGCTTCCGCCTGCGGATGCGCACCCGTGCGGGCCGCGCCATCCTCAACGCGCGCCGCCGCAAGGGTCGCTCCAGCATC